The DNA region GATCTACCTGGATCGAGAGCATGTCTCGCGGCAATTTGAGCCTGAGTATTACCGTGAGCCGAATCTGAGTGACGACGATTTTCGTTCGCTACTACTTCCCGACACCATCCTGCCTGCTGGTCTGACACTGGAGGAAGAACGGGAAGCCTGCCGCGCTCTCAAGGGTATGATGCTGCGTCAGGAAGTCTATGCTGACGATGCTCCGCCCGGTTCCTCTGAAGAGATTCTCCAAAGAGCCAGAACGCCCTACACGGTCGTTGAGCAGGACTTCACGATCCGGTCTCTCCAATCCCGCACAGACAACCGTCATGGGGTGTTCTTCGCTCATCCCCGAGAAGCCATCACCTATCACTATGAGCGGAATCCGTCCGATCCGCGCATTCAGCACGCGATGACGTTGGAGGTGGATGACTATGGTAATGTCCTGAAGGAAGTTGCCATTGGTTATGGACGACGGTTCGACGCACCTGACCCCGGGCTTCTGCCGCAAGACCGCGACAAGCAGCGACTGATTCACATTACTTACACTGAAAACTCTTTCACCAATGCGATCGACGATGTTGCTGTCTATCCCAACGACTACCGCACTCCCCTGCCTGCTGAAACATGTACCTATGAGCTACGAAAACCTCAACAGGAGAAGAGCGGTAATGGGCTAACCAAGCTTTATCGCTTTGATACGTTGCTGAGTATCACTAACCAGGCAAGTGATGGCAACCACGATATTGATTACGAAGATTACTCTTTTAACCGGGCACAGCAGGCTGTTGCAAACAATGCAGGTGAAAGTGATAGCTATTTTCGCCGCCTGATCGAGCGGGTACGCACCCTTTATCGACCTGACGATCTGGGGACAGCCCAAAACGATCCATTGGCTTTGCTGCCGTTAGGCACTGTTCAACCGCTAGCTCTGACGGGGGAAGGATACAAGCTAGCGTTCACCTCCGGACTGTTAGCGCAGGTCTTTCAGCGTAACGGACAACCACTGTTGCCTAATCCTGCCAATGTCTTGGGTGGTCAGGGTGCGGATCGGGGTGGTTAGGAGCTTGCAAATAAATAAAATACCAGTCATTTTAGCGGGAGCAGAGCGGAAATATCCCTCTCCTGGCTGAGAATCTCTAGAACAACACTCTCCTTACCATGCTCGACGACAAGATTAAAGCAAGCCTGAAAGATGCTGCTCGAAAGCTGACTGGACACCGTAAGCGAGATTTTATCGCAAAAGTTGCAGAGGACTATTTTGACGGTTCAGCCCGGAAAACGGAAACGGTTTTAGGGTGGAATCGCGCCAGTGTGCAACTGGGTCTGCATGAACGCCGCAGTGGAATCACCTGTGTTGATAACTATCGAGCTAGAGGGCGGCATAAAAGCGAAGTGGTGTTGGTCAATTTGGAAGCCGATATTGCCAGTTTAGTGGACAGGCAAGCCCAAGCTGATCCGAAATTTCAATCGACCTTCTTATATGCTCGTATCAGTGCCCAAGCCGTCCGAGATGCCTTAAGTGAGCAGAAGGGCTACGACGAGGAACAACTGCCTTCGCGTCAGACCATTGGGGCAATTCTCAATCGCATGGGATATCGCCTAAAAAAACACAAAAAGTCAAACCGTTGAAGAAGATCGCTCAAACCGATGCCATCTTTGACAATGTTGCTCAAGAGAATCAACGGGCTGATGCCAATCCGAAGTCCTTGAGGCTCTCGATTGACACCAAAGCCAAAGTTAAGATCGGCAATCTATCGCGTAATGGCAAGGATCGCACTCTAGAAGCCAGAAAAGCCGACGACCACGATAGTGAGTGGCAGTCGGTGTTAGTGCCTTTGGCATTCTCAATCTCGACAACGACGAGTTGTCGATTTACTTCGGTCAATCGGCTGAAACCAGCGATTTTATAGCCGATTGTTTGGAGTGGTGGTGGCAGGACAATCAAGACCATTACCCGGAGATTGAGGAATGGGTGATCAATTTAGATGGAGGACCCGCCACTCGCAGTGACCGCACTCAGTTCATCAAACGCATGGTTGAACTCGCCCAAACGATCATGCTCCCGATTCGATTGATTTACTACCCGCCTTATCACAGTAAATACAATGCCATTGAACGATGCTGGGCAGCGCTTGAGCAGTATTGGAATGGAGCCATCTTGGATTCGGTAGAAGCGGCAGTTCAATGGGCCAGTCACATGACCTGGAAAGCAATGAATCCAGTCGTTTATCTGGTTGAAGGCATTTATGAAAAAGGGGTCAAGGTATTGGCTGAGGAGCTAGCAGATTATCTCCCTTTCTGGCAACGGTCTGAAGCTCTGCCCAAATGGGATATTACTATTCTCCCCGATTGATTGGGATATTATTTAATTGCAAACCCCTTATGTGGTTAGCCAGGATTTGAAAGCGATTGGAGTCTTTCCTAATAATGATCCTGACGACTATTGGTGGATTCCTTCAGGGCGGGTATTTTATTCTCCTGGCAGTGCAGACACGCCAGCCCAGGAACTGGCTTATGCTCGCCAACATTTCTTCTTGCCCCATCGCTACCGCGATCCGTTCCATACCAATGCCGTTAGTACTGAAACTTTCGTCAGCTATGCCTACGATTTGCTGATGCTGGAAACCTGCGATCCGTTGGGGAATCGGGTGACGGTGGGCGAACGGGATGGGTTGGGCAATCTGGTCACCCAGGGAAACGACTACCGCGTGCTCCAGCCCCGGTTATTGATGGATCCGAACCGTAACCGGACTGCCGTTGCCTTTGATGCTCTGGGAATGGTGGTGGGTACGGCGGTGATGGGTAAACCACTGCCAGCACCAGTCGAAGGTGATTCATTAGCGGGGTTTGAGACAGATTTGACCCAGGCTCAGATCGACGGGTTTTACGATGCTGCCGATCCCCATGTCCCAGCGATGCCACTGCTGGGGAATGCCACCACCCGGATTATTTATGACCTGGATCGATTCCGGCGGACTCAACAAGCCAATCCGAGTGATCCGTCCCAGTGGTTACCTCCCTACGCGGCAACCGTAGCCCGTGAGATCCATGTAAATCCTCCCCCGCCCCCTGGGGTTCTCAAACTTCAAATCAGCTTCTCCTATTCCGGGTGTGACTAAAATTTGATGTAGCTATTCTGCAAAAGTGAAGCCATAGCGATTAATCTTTGACCAAAATTGCTGCCATCGTCCTTGACTGTAACTCAAGGTTCGTAAGCTCAAAACAATCCCCGCTCCATGTTCTTTCCACTTCATTCCAGAGCCACACAGACGTGCTTTGACAATGACTTTACATCCCGCTTCGGTGACTCCTGAGCCAATGGGTAAATGAGCAGCAATCGCCTCGGCATAGCGCATCTGATGGTGGTGATTGCGAAAGTAAGTGATGGCATCTTGTAATCCCTTTTGCACCGATTGACTCACCCGTTTCGGCACAATGGTTTCCATTTCTGTCAGCAGTCGTTGAGCGGCACCCACCTCGTGCTTCAGCAGATGACAATGCTCATCCATCCAGCTTTTTTGATGTTTAGGATTGCGGGGATGGATGGCTTTAGCAACGTTGTCGAGATACTGAGTGGCATGAAAGAAATCCAAAACTTGACTATCCGTGACGGGTTCGAGAAACGTCCAATTCTCCGGTGCTCCATCGGCTAACCCTTGATAATGGGAGTTGGGATACAACCGTTTGATGTGTTCAATTTCTCGTCGCATTCGATCTAAAAAGGTTTGCCGTCCCTGTTCGGGTGCGGCGGCGACATAGGTGGTGTGGAGCCTTTCCCCTTGAGCATCATAGAGACTGAGGGTCCCAATCATGGCTTGGCGAAATCCGTCTTTGCATAACAACAGGCAGGTGCCATCGACACCGAGACTGACCGTTGCCACCTCTACAGGTAATTTTGGTGTCTGATAGTGCCAATCCTCTTCCTTGAGCAAGGCAATCTCACCGACCGCTTCGGCTAACGTTTGCACAAACGAACGGTGGATCACTCGTCCATGATTTTCCCGCAAATCTTCTACCACTCGGACACTACTCATCTCCGCATATTTGTGGGAGATTTGTTTGGCCAACCGGGGGGTTGAAGTCATGATGATCCGAGCATCGACTTCCAGGGGACAAAAGGTGGGTCCACCCGCGCTCGTTTGGTACACATGCCGATGTACTTCTACTGTTCCATAAGGGGTTTGATAGGTTTTGGGCAATTGTCCTTTACTCGTCCAATTCATCCCGCCCATTGCAATGGCACTGCCATCGGTATCAAACTGTTTGAGCGCTGCTCCACTGGCCAGAGTTCCTGCTTCATTCAGTACTGATTGGATGGTTTCTTCGGTGTCTAGAAATGATTGACTCAGAGGAATAGTAATTTGAAGAGTGATTGACTCTGTTGTACTTTGGACAATAGTTGCGGTCATTCCTTGCCCCTCCACAAGTCTGGGAAAGAGAATCCAGTCTTCAGAGCATATCAGGTCTTACCTCCTACATCAAATTTTAGTCAAACCCCCTATTCCGATGGTTTTGGACGGGAGATTCAAAAGAAGATTCAGGCAGAGCCGGAGAAGACCAATGGAGTGGTCGGTTCACCACGCTGGGTGGGCAGTGGCTGGACGATCTTCAACAACAAGGGTAAGCCGGTTCGCCAGTATGAGCCGTTTTTTAGCCAACTCCCAATCGGGCAGCGCCACCACTTTGAGTTTGCCGCCATCGTTGGGGTTAGCCCCATCCTGTTCTACGACCCGGTGGAGCGGGTGGTGGCGACGCTGCATCCCAACCACACCTACGAAAAGGTGGTGTTTGACCCCTGGCAGCAGGTGACCTTTGATGTAAACGATACCGTTGCGGCTCAAGGCACGGAGACGGGCGACCCACAAAATGATCCTGACATCAGCGGCTATGTTGCCGAGTACTTTAAGACCCAGCCTGCAACCTGGCAGACCTGGTATGCCCAGCGCCAGGGAGGGGCTTTAGGGATCCAGGAGCAATCGGCGGCGAATAAAGCGGCGGCCCATGCCAACACGCCTACCACCGCCTACTTCGACACGCTGGGGAGACCGTTTTTGACCGTTGCTCACAATCGGGTGGTATGCCTAAACCACGACCTGGATGGCACGGAAGAGAATTTTTACACCCGCGTGGAGCTAGATATTGAAGGGAACCAGCGGAGCGTGCGCGACGAGCGCAAACTGCCCGTCAATTATCTGCCGACGGGTGCACTCGAGCAGCGCATCGTCATGGGCTACGACTACGATATGCTCGGTAACCGTATCCACCAGGCCAACATGGAGGCAGGGGAACGGTGGATGCTGAATGACGTGGCGGGTAAGCCGATTCGCGCCTGGGATAGCCGGGGGCATAGCTTCCGCACGGAGTATGATCCTCTGCGTCGCCCCGTGCGAACCTGGGTGACAGGAGCGAACCCCACCAACCCCAAGCAGGAAGTATTGACGGAACGGTTGGTGTATGGGGAGCAGCATCCAGAGGCTGAGGGACGGAATCTGCGGGGGCAGGTCTACCTGCATCTGGATCAGGCGGGTGGGGTAACGAACGAAGCCTATGACTTTAAGGGCAACTTGCTCCGCAGTTCGCGACGATTGGCAACGGAATACAAGCAGGCTATTAGCTGGAGCAGCGTTGATGCGGCGATTCCAGCCAGTGCAACGACAGCGTTTGATCCGGCTGCGCTGGAAGCAGCTTTGGTGCCCTGGGTGGAGACGGAAACCTTCACCGGTCATACGGTTTTTGATGCGCTCAACCGTCCGATTCAAATGATTGCGCCCCGCAGCAACCAGGTGGGAGCCAGACGGAATGTGATTCAGCCCGGATACAACGAGGCGAATCTGCTGGAACGGGTGGATGTGTGGTTGGATCACCCCAATGATCCTGGTGGACTGCTGGATAGAGCCGCTACGCAACCCTCACCTGTGGGGGTAGAGAACATTGACTATGACGCGAAAGGGCAGCGCCTGCGGATTGACTACAAGAATGGTGCCAGCACGCGCTA from Leptodesmis sichuanensis A121 includes:
- a CDS encoding ISKra4 family transposase gives rise to the protein MTATIVQSTTESITLQITIPLSQSFLDTEETIQSVLNEAGTLASGAALKQFDTDGSAIAMGGMNWTSKGQLPKTYQTPYGTVEVHRHVYQTSAGGPTFCPLEVDARIIMTSTPRLAKQISHKYAEMSSVRVVEDLRENHGRVIHRSFVQTLAEAVGEIALLKEEDWHYQTPKLPVEVATVSLGVDGTCLLLCKDGFRQAMIGTLSLYDAQGERLHTTYVAAAPEQGRQTFLDRMRREIEHIKRLYPNSHYQGLADGAPENWTFLEPVTDSQVLDFFHATQYLDNVAKAIHPRNPKHQKSWMDEHCHLLKHEVGAAQRLLTEMETIVPKRVSQSVQKGLQDAITYFRNHHHQMRYAEAIAAHLPIGSGVTEAGCKVIVKARLCGSGMKWKEHGAGIVLSLRTLSYSQGRWQQFWSKINRYGFTFAE
- a CDS encoding RHS repeat domain-containing protein → MPLHKSGKENPVFRAYQVLPPTSNFSQTPYSDGFGREIQKKIQAEPEKTNGVVGSPRWVGSGWTIFNNKGKPVRQYEPFFSQLPIGQRHHFEFAAIVGVSPILFYDPVERVVATLHPNHTYEKVVFDPWQQVTFDVNDTVAAQGTETGDPQNDPDISGYVAEYFKTQPATWQTWYAQRQGGALGIQEQSAANKAAAHANTPTTAYFDTLGRPFLTVAHNRVVCLNHDLDGTEENFYTRVELDIEGNQRSVRDERKLPVNYLPTGALEQRIVMGYDYDMLGNRIHQANMEAGERWMLNDVAGKPIRAWDSRGHSFRTEYDPLRRPVRTWVTGANPTNPKQEVLTERLVYGEQHPEAEGRNLRGQVYLHLDQAGGVTNEAYDFKGNLLRSSRRLATEYKQAISWSSVDAAIPASATTAFDPAALEAALVPWVETETFTGHTVFDALNRPIQMIAPRSNQVGARRNVIQPGYNEANLLERVDVWLDHPNDPGGLLDRAATQPSPVGVENIDYDAKGQRLRIDYKNGASTRYTYDPDTFRLIHLYTRRGATFTEDCGNDPPPPRFAAPDDPPQNTPCGLQNLHYTYDPVGNITYIRDDGQQRIFFRNQIVEPSAEYTYDAIYRLIQATGREHLGQVGGAPIPHSYNDVPRVGIDWSANDGNAMGTYIERYVYDAVGNFLAMQHRGSNPAHPGWTRSYSPTKWC
- a CDS encoding ISAzo13-like element transposase-related protein produces the protein MAVGVSAFGILNLDNDELSIYFGQSAETSDFIADCLEWWWQDNQDHYPEIEEWVINLDGGPATRSDRTQFIKRMVELAQTIMLPIRLIYYPPYHSKYNAIERCWAALEQYWNGAILDSVEAAVQWASHMTWKAMNPVVYLVEGIYEKGVKVLAEELADYLPFWQRSEALPKWDITILPD